A stretch of DNA from Pelmatolapia mariae isolate MD_Pm_ZW unplaced genomic scaffold, Pm_UMD_F_2 NODE_ptg000569l+_length_104271_cov_1, whole genome shotgun sequence:
GGGCGAGAtttgctgcaaaatttcaggcggaaactgaagaataataataataagaataataaatccgagcaatagtaatatgtgtgcctcttggcataggcacacataactagaaagcgaaaatttcagaagaaattttaagtgtgcctatgctactGCCAATGAGTGTAGTTTGCCTTTAATGTGGTTCAACTAGTGCCGGTTGCCTTTTATAACACTAGAGGGAGCAAGATGCAACATGAGCATAGTTTGCTTTTTATACCACAAGAAGGAGGGAAATGGAATACAGCTGATTTTCAACTTAAAGCAAAGTAAGCTGTATTGTGATCTCTGTTATATGCGGCATACAGAGATGAGAGAAAGATGCTCCAGTTACATGATTACAAAATAAGTTAATagatataaaagaaaataaattatgcTTTAGTGTCAGGTGTTCAAGAGAAGTTACAATttagattttacagttttgagtcGTTTAAAGtggtagaaaaaaaagatgtccaTTAAGCGGTATTCAATTTGTATTTCAAAGGTATTTTAATGTCAAAGGGGAAAATACCACATGCAAATTATGAAATTTCCcattgtgggactaataaatgTATCATGTTATTCAAACAATATTTTGTACAGATACCATTTACAATAATGTATGACATTTAAACATGATATTTAGATTGTGGTAAATAGCAAagcaatataaaataaaaaaggaaaaggaaaccaTTCAAGTAACTTTATATTATGAACTGAAAAGTAAGGCAAAAGTataaatgaaaagcatacaagcaTTAATGTATATAgataaacccaacaatcatatgaccccctatgagcaagcactttggcgacagtgggaaggaaaaactcccttttgacaggaagaaacctccggcagaaccaggctcagggaggggcggccatctgccgcgaccggttggggtgagatgTAAACAAATCCAAAACTGTCCACAGAGCTACAGGGGGCACACTGGGATCGCAACAGCAGCCATACAGGGAAACAGATTAGGATGTTCTTCCCAGTACTGAAGTGGGTCGGCTTTTCTTATGTGTGCGTTTTTCTCTGAGAGGTAGGTCTccactttattttctgttgatGAGGCACTCACGTATACTTCTGGATAAGGGTCATTTGGAAGCAAGTGGTTGGCTGACTTTGCGAAAACAGCTAGAAacagataaaaggaaaacacaatttaaaataataaaacaagagaCATCACAAAGTGCAGCTCTTCAGTTAGCAAACTGGCAAGTAATGAAGttctaaaaaataattggaaaaacaaaTCTAACTTTAGAACTAAATGACCCAAAACTATattaaaaatgaagtaaaaaaaagaaattggctTAATACTGGTGTCTTCTGATGAGGTAAGTCGCCATGCGAGGTAAAAACCACAGGTGGCTGTAATTTGGTGGCCTGTATACAGTTCCAATCCAAGCATGTAGTTGGTTTAAATGGGTTTAATACTGGTGTCTTTTGATCACTTGACTGTATATATAAACCTGTTGAACAAAAggtgcattttaatttcactatACCTGCCCATCCTTGTAGCCGGTCTCTACTAGCATGGCACAGTTTCAAGATCAGTGTAGGGCTTCTCCACTGCCTTTACTGGACAGAACACATCTGAGGAGttatgaatggatggatgacttaATGAATGGATGAGATTATAGTTTGTTTCAAAGAATATCAATAAATGTTAGAAtataaagtaagaaacaaaaaaatacaaatgaccTGTTATGGCAGGGATCCCATCAGGTGCAGTCTTTCTGTTCACGTTTCTGGTCAGCTCTTCAATGGATGAGAGCACATCAGCAGTCTTATCTATCAGTTCCCACTGGTGAGCTGTCCTTGTTGGTGGTAGAGTGTGTtcagaaaaactcccttttaacaggaagaaacctccagcagaaccaggcttagaGAGGTGCAGCCATCTGCTGGGACCGGTTGGGTGAGATGTAAACAAATCCAAAACTGTCCACAGAGCTACAGGGGGCACACTGGGATCGCAACAGCAGCCATAGAGGGAAACAGATTAGGATGTTCTTCCCAGTACTGAAGTGGGTCGGCTTTTCTTATGTGTGCGTTTTTCTCTGAGAGGTAGGTCTCCACGTTAGTTTCTGTTTATGAGGCACTCACGGATACTTCTGGATAAGGGTCATTTGGAAGCAAGTGGTTGGCTGACTTTGCGAAAACAGCTAGAAacagataaaaggaaaacacaatttaaaacaataaaacaagagacATCACAAAGCGCAGCTCTTCAGTTAGCGAAATGGCAAGTAATGAAGttctaaaaaataattggaaaaacaaaTCTAACTCTAGAACTAAATGACCCAAAACTATattaaaaatgaagtaaaaaaaagaaatttgctTAATACTGGTGTCTTTGGATGGGGTAAGTTGCTATGTGAGGTAAAAACCACACGTGGCTGTAATTTGGTGGCCTGTATACAGTTCCAATCCAAACATGTAGTTGGTTTAAATGGGTTTAATACTGGTGTCTTTTGATCACTTGACTGTATATATAAACCTGTTGAACCAAAAggtgcattttaatttcactatACCTGCCCATCCTTGTAGCCGGTCTCTACTAGCGTGGCACAGTTTCAAGATCAGTGTAGGGCTTCTCCACTGCCTTTACTGGACAGAACACATCTGAGGAGttatgaatggatggatgacttaATGAATGGATGAGATTATAGTTTGTTTCAAAGAATATCAATAAATGTTAGAAtataaagtaagaaacaaaaatacaattacCTGTTATGGCAGGGATCCCAtcaggtgcagttgcagtctctCTGTTCACGTTTCTGGTCAGCTCTTCAATGGATGAGAGCAGTCTTATGTATCAGCTCCCACTGGTGAGCTGTCCTTTTTGGTGGTAGAGTGTGCTCAGTTGCAAAGACACTAAGATCACTTGGCAAGTCCATATCCCTCACAACCTTGCAGTCATTTTGTGTTAGTGAATTACACAATAAATGGGGTTGTGATAACTGTGATATGTATTTAGAACACCTGATTGGAGGCAGGCGTATGGCTGTGATATGTAAAGGTGATCAATCAATGTGTGTTTTTCGGTAGTTGCAGCAGTAATAAGTTGTGCATATCCTCTTGACTGAAACAGTTCTtggatgggtttttttcctctgctcaTAAGGTCCTCATTGAAATCTCCACAAACAATAATTGGTTGGCAATTCATCATTTCCAATGAGTCCAAAAGACATTGCATTTGTGGTAAAAACCTCACGTGGCTGTAATTTGGTGGCCTGTATACAGTTGCTATCAAAGCTGTGACTGGCGATTCAACCTTGATAACAACAAATTCAAGGTCAGTCACATTTTGCAGGTATTTTCGAGACTCTGCTATAAGAACTGTTTTGTAGTACATTGCAACTCCACCGCCATTTACCTTTGCCATGTCTGTATGGTTTGTGTAAGAGACGTGTCTGTTGCGTGTGGCCATGTTGTACTGTTCCAGCTGGAAGCGGGGAGAAACTGATGATCCAGACAAGTGAGTTTCTGTTATGCATAAAACATCAGCAAGGCTGACTTCATGGTGGCATCTCATGTCCTCCATGTGAGTTGGGAGACCTTGTGCATTGTGATGGATAATTGTCAATGTGGGGACTGTGGGAACAACTGATTTTAAGAATTGCAACAGTGGTCTTGCATTCTCAAATGATGCATGTCTCATATTTTTGAGTGCATCTGTGATGGCAGGATCAGCATAGATTTTCCTTTCATCAAAGTCTGTGATGTACAGTCCTTTAAGTGAGGTTGTGCGGCTGAGTGCGACATAGGCCATTCCAGGCTCAAAAACACGCTTCAAACATACTACTGCTGACTCCATTGTCATGCCTTGTACTTTGTGAGCTGTACATGCAAAGGCCAACTTCATTGGAAATTGCCTGCGAAGAACTCCTTTTTTACTTGTAGATTCTTCACATTTCTCAATATATACGAGGTTGTCTGAGGATCCTTGTATTTTTCTGCGAAATTTTTGCCCAGAATTTTGATTGTCCAGCGTAAGTCCAATGAGATTCACAGTTTTTGGTCCATCCTGTGTGGTTGTCACAATGTTCGTGATTGTTCCAAATGTCCCATTAACAAGCCCATCTTCAACATCCAAATTTCTAATAATCATAACACGCACTCCAGGTGCAGCTTGTATGTTATCAGGTAAATCTCTTTTGTTGCCTTTCATCATATCTGCCAGGAGGACCATCTCACCCGTCCGTGGGTCTTTTCTGTAGTCTTCGGCCTGAATATTTATGATATCAGAATGAAGAGCAGTTACAGTTGCTGAATTGTGTTTGTCGACCTCTTTGTTTGTAGCATAAATGTGTAATACATTAGATGGACAGTCTTTTATGTCATGGATAGCCTGTGTGAGCAAGGCTTTATCATTGGCTTCAAGagaatttgttttttgcttcacTCTTATCCTGTTCAgaacttcagcaaaagaatGATCATCTTTCTGTCGCATGATTTCTGTCAGGTTGACCATGTGGAAATAGTCTTTCCAGAGATCAAAGACATTGTCCTCGTACACACAGAGTGGTTTGGCTTTTCCAAGgggtggcagctggtaaaagTCTCCTACTGCAAGGATAGACATCCCACCAAAAGGCTTCTTGTTTCCTTTGATCTGCTGAAGTCTCCAGTGGATGTAGGCAAAAAGGTCTTTAGAAACCATAGATATCTCATCAATGACCAGAATCTCTGCATTTGAAAGTGAAGCTCTCACTTCATCCAGTGCATTGCCCAATCCCTGATACGGCGGTTTTAAAGATTTTGGCAGCTTTAGCAGAGAGTGCAGTGTTTTCCCAGATATGTTAAAAGCTGCAGTGCCAGTAAATGCAGTCAGCAGTACTGCAGGGTAGGACATGTCTGCTTGGTCACGGAATCTGGGGAGTTGGTGCAAAATCTTTGTTGCCTCCTCATATATGCACTTGATAACATGTGATTTTCCACAGCCAGCTCCTccagagacaaaataaaagaactgcTCAGGACAGTGACCCCACACAAGTTTGAAACACCACTCACGCACTGCGTAGAATATGGATGCTTGGGTTTCATTTAGACTTTGGTACATTTTTCTGACAAAGTCTGGGCTCAGCTTAGGTGCTATGATTGCTGGCATGGTTCCACTGTTGCTACCACTGACTTGGTAGTCTGGAACAATGTCCATTTCATTTTCGTCAGTCTCGTGTCTGGATTGTCGTTGGGCCACACACTCTAAACGATCTACTTCAACCTCAGGTGCAAAGGTGTTCCATGCATTGATAAGTGGGCCTTGTTGTTCAATCTGTTCCAATGCCCTTTCCATTGTTTTGCCATGGCTTTCATAACGCTTTTTGTTAAAGGTAACAATTGGCCGTACTGCAAAACCATgttttcgtccacttttgtagAACTGTTCGGATGTGGagtgttctgtgtttttaaagtcatcATTTGATCGATgtggaaaataaagttttagTAGTCTGCTATAAAACTTTTCTGGATGTTTCTTTTCTGAGAAGCGAGGATATCTGATTATTGCAGGTTTCCCTCTTGTTCTCTTTTGAATATAACCCATGTTATTCAAAAGAGGGATGGCATTTTTTGACTCTGTTTCACGGCTGTAGAGAATCCTGTACTCTGAAGCAAATTCAGCCAAACACATTCTTTCAAACTCAGGTGTTCTGGGTctgtttgcatatttttctgGCAATCCAGACATCCACACATTTTCATCATCTGGTGCCATGCTTTGCAACCTGCTCATCGGGAGACTCATTTTCAGGGCATCATCATCAGTCTGTATGAACACCACACTGCGTGAACACTTTTTTAGTGGCAGGCTGCATGTCCTTGCCACGGATTCCTGGGCACTGACTTCTCTGTGTTTAGCATATGCCTGCATTATCTGTTTCATTTCATCTCTTTCATTGACATTGGACTTTTTTACCTCCTGGATGACTCCATTAAGAAATTGTGTCATCTCAAATTCGGGTTTAGAGACATAAGACATCATGTACATCAGGCAGCTGTAGTCATCAATGACATATTGGATGTCCATGTTGGCATTCCAGGCTCTCAGTAGATCTGCATTGTATGCATTCACCCAGCAGTCATTAGGTTCACGCTTTAAGAGGATGACATGGCCATTGCTTAAATTGAAGACACAATCCAAGTATTGTTCATAAGTTAATTTGCATTTGTGAAGCAGCTCAGACAAGTCTTCAAACGAGGAATTTGGGTCACAGAGCAAATCTCTCAATGGCTGGAGTTTTTCTTTggcctctttctgtttttttgcgaGCGCCATTCgtctgtttttttgcttttgtttttcatttgtgccTTTCTCCTTACTTGTGCTATGCTGCTTATCATTGTGATCATCGTCATCATCTGGGCTTGGGAAAGTGATCATTGTTTGGTCTACAGGTAGTTTGGGGAACCCAAACCTACATGACACATTACCTTTTTTGCAGGATCTGGAGTGATTTCTGCTGTGGACTTGAACCTCAGACACAATTTTGTGAAGTTCAGGATCGGCATTTTGGTCAGGCATCTTACATGTTATGTACTTGTCAATAAATTTGTACACGTGGTCTTCAAGGTCGCTTCCAAATTTAGGTGCATCTTTGACCCAAACCAGTAAATGGATATGAGGGCTACCTCTGGCCTGAAactccactcgataaaagtaaTCTTCTACTTCACCGATGGGCTGTGCTGGGGACAGGATCAGTGTTGTCATTAGTGCATCGACTCTTTTTTCAAACAATCGCATCACAGTCACAGGGTTGCTTCGGAGAATTTCACACTTTGTGTTCCAGTCAAGTTGTGAAAAATCCACTTGTTCACCTTGTTGAGTTTTTATGACCTCAACAACCTCAGGCCATCTCAtttcagcagctgaaaatgtCAGGAAAAAAGTTGGCTTTCCTAACTGTCTGACCATAGCATGCAGATCTTTCAGTGCCTTTTCCCAATAGGCTGGAGTACCTCTCAGAGGTTTCATGAAGCGTGTTGCATCTTTGTTATTTATCAGTCTCTCCACTTCGTCTTTATTTTGAAGCATTCTGTTACTAATTCTACGTCCATCCTTTGTGATTGCCTTACCTTTGCGCAATTGGATGGACATGCTGTTTGTAgccatgtgtgtttctgttacaAACTGTGCAAAGAATAGGTAGCTTTGGTCAGTTGCAAAGCGTGTATCTGCAGAGAACAGCCGTGTATTAAAATACATGCTTGGGGACAGTTTGACTTGTCTGGCTTCATCTAATGTGTTCTGTCCAGTTGGGAACTGCACAGGAAAGGCCATGGCTTCAAGTTTAGGAATAGAGAAGAAACCAACAGGTCTATTTCCTTGGGCGGGTGCAATGCTAAATATTCCTTCACCATATGATAAAATGTCCTGTGCTATATCTGGTGGTTGCATACAGGTGTCTAGAACAAGACCAGGGCGAagttcttccttttctttctccgtATCTTGTAAGGGCTCTCCATTTGACTGTTCAGGCTCCAATAGTTCGTTTACATCATGACATGGCTCAAGTATTCCAGCTGTTGTTTCCTCAGTGGTTCTTCTTTCTGGTACAATTTGGTTGTCAAAGTTTCTGGGCAGTGCATCT
This window harbors:
- the LOC134623343 gene encoding uncharacterized protein LOC134623343 isoform X1; this translates as MLTFYQMPRKNKRSQAQKKRWKPLDLVDPAVPVLSGHNQDEAVSSFPSDQMAPARLSLETQDRLTSLCSPCTKQTAPASLSLETENRSTSLCPPGSKSSETRPPAKRVWATDDFHTASNSPPKKPFHNTNEELLTEELQSNAVQHFWRVSATHCQSDERYTEFSRNHQCTCNALTFLAYLNEEHQFNTARLDKVLEQGDALYCWIKTNLQQERRYTQNHLTIEELPKKVHADINVYSVKMDNIRYGYLKAADKTYQRKEWWLPLASRLVCLSTDVSYALLMVSPQCIAVFRDKSGRYGLFDSHSRSAAGLPQPNGTAVMLTFTHVNDLITHLHNLFQNQGRYARYEFVPVSFKRVSTHNEQPAQSTQATPRATATSPQNDEPQITNPTVQVPQPESAQTYMTMLESALNPQQDKMASNQICEHQLETSVDPTSNIQTEQQENLELNNERDKVIDKPPQKTRNVCRLNKRRRGKAIRQAQKSHKQHVKAKEKSSSEDLTKKINKRRHEKERYACFPEFRMKKLQAVKTQYAQNCHRHKQKLLSAKDYYANPHIQEKIKAHNVKRYQNDPHFQQKKRDYIIRRYTTDASFRTRQKQYVFRRYNTDADFQSRQKQYLVQRYNTDADFQSRQKQYLVQRYNTDADFQSRQKKYMSQKYREDDVRERKRAYIRTKYASDPKYRHKQKKSIHARYHNDSQFRLHHIQRCAEYQRHKMATTASFAIYKKLCAQRIKKKYRRLVTQFQQGPQSEAQPQLVVNSVMQAATLAFRETIKLGPTHVCTVCHRTLFPNQVKHCKRSKYVKNSHIVDTCLTGKFVHVCDSECTANCTFPKQRMQEWICYNCDSHLQRGKISSIAVANNLALAPIPIELSQLNVLERQLIAKILPFAKIIALPKGQQRAVHGAVVCVPSDVETTVNCLPRPSNEAQLLQVQLKRHIRFKGYQHFYTVNMKNVLAGLSKLKEMHSEYKDVSIDDDATFADPTNNQIIETEHDTADTDIQDALPRNFDNQIVPERRTTEETTAGILEPCHDVNELLEPEQSNGEPLQDTEKEKEELRPGLVLDTCMQPPDIAQDILSYGEGIFSIAPAQGNRPVGFFSIPKLEAMAFPVQFPTGQNTLDEARQVKLSPSMYFNTRLFSADTRFATDQSYLFFAQFVTETHMATNSMSIQLRKGKAITKDGRRISNRMLQNKDEVERLINNKDATRFMKPLRGTPAYWEKALKDLHAMVRQLGKPTFFLTFSAAEMRWPEVVEVIKTQQGEQVDFSQLDWNTKCEILRSNPVTVMRLFEKRVDALMTTLILSPAQPIGEVEDYFYRVEFQARGSPHIHLLVWVKDAPKFGSDLEDHVYKFIDKYITCKMPDQNADPELHKIVSEVQVHSRNHSRSCKKGNVSCRFGFPKLPVDQTMITFPSPDDDDDHNDKQHSTSKEKGTNEKQKQKNRRMALAKKQKEAKEKLQPLRDLLCDPNSSFEDLSELLHKCKLTYEQYLDCVFNLSNGHVILLKREPNDCWVNAYNADLLRAWNANMDIQYVIDDYSCLMYMMSYVSKPEFEMTQFLNGVIQEVKKSNVNERDEMKQIMQAYAKHREVSAQESVARTCSLPLKKCSRSVVFIQTDDDALKMSLPMSRLQSMAPDDENVWMSGLPEKYANRPRTPEFERMCLAEFASEYRILYSRETESKNAIPLLNNMGYIQKRTRGKPAIIRYPRFSEKKHPEKFYSRLLKLYFPHRSNDDFKNTEHSTSEQFYKSGRKHGFAVRPIVTFNKKRYESHGKTMERALEQIEQQGPLINAWNTFAPEVEVDRLECVAQRQSRHETDENEMDIVPDYQVSGSNSGTMPAIIAPKLSPDFVRKMYQSLNETQASIFYAVREWCFKLVWGHCPEQFFYFVSGGAGCGKSHVIKCIYEEATKILHQLPRFRDQADMSYPAVLLTAFTGTAAFNISGKTLHSLLKLPKSLKPPYQGLGNALDEVRASLSNAEILVIDEISMVSKDLFAYIHWRLQQIKGNKKPFGGMSILAVGDFYQLPPLGKAKPLCVYEDNVFDLWKDYFHMVNLTEIMRQKDDHSFAEVLNRIRVKQKTNSLEANDKALLTQAIHDIKDCPSNVLHIYATNKEVDKHNSATVTALHSDIINIQAEDYRKDPRTGEMVLLADMMKGNKRDLPDNIQAAPGVRVMIIRNLDVEDGLVNGTFGTITNIVTTTQDGPKTVNLIGLTLDNQNSGQKFRRKIQGSSDNLVYIEKCEESTSKKGVLRRQFPMKLAFACTAHKVQGMTMESAVVCLKRVFEPGMAYVALSRTTSLKGLYITDFDERKIYADPAITDALKNMRHASFENARPLLQFLKSVVPTVPTLTIIHHNAQGLPTHMEDMRCHHEVSLADVLCITETHLSGSSVSPRFQLEQYNMATRNRHVSYTNHTDMAKVNGGGVAMYYKTVLIAESRKYLQNVTDLEFVVIKVESPVTALIATVYRPPNYSHVRFLPQMQCLLDSLEMMNCQPIIVCGDFNEDLMSRGKKPIQELFQSRGYAQLITAATTEKHTLIDHLYISQPYACLQSGVLNTYHSYHNPIYCVIH
- the LOC134623343 gene encoding uncharacterized protein LOC134623343 isoform X3 encodes the protein MPRKNKRSQAQKKRWKPLDLVDPAVPVLSGHNQDEAVSSFPSDQMAPARLSLETQDRLTSLCSPCTKQTAPASLSLETENRSTSLCPPGSKSSETRPPAKRVWATDDFHTASNSPPKKPFHNTNEELLTEELQSNAVQHFWRVSATHCQSDERYTEFSRNHQCTCNALTFLAYLNEEHQFNTARLDKVLEQGDALYCWIKTNLQQERRYTQNHLTIEELPKKVHADINVYSVKMDNIRYGYLKAADKTYQRKEWWLPLASRLVCLSTDVSYALLMVSPQCIAVFRDKSGRYGLFDSHSRSAAGLPQPNGTAVMLTFTHVNDLITHLHNLFQNQGRYARYEFVPVSFKRVSTHNEQPAQSTQATPRATATSPQNDEPQITNPTVQVPQPESAQTYMTMLESALNPQQDKMASNQICEHQLETSVDPTSNIQTEQQENLELNNERDKVIDKPPQKTRNVCRLNKRRRGKAIRQAQKSHKQHVKAKEKSSSEDLTKKINKRRHEKERYACFPEFRMKKLQAVKTQYAQNCHRHKQKLLSAKDYYANPHIQEKIKAHNVKRYQNDPHFQQKKRDYIIRRYTTDASFRTRQKQYVFRRYNTDADFQSRQKQYLVQRYNTDADFQSRQKQYLVQRYNTDADFQSRQKKYMSQKYREDDVRERKRAYIRTKYASDPKYRHKQKKSIHARYHNDSQFRLHHIQRCAEYQRHKMATTASFAIYKKLCAQRIKKKYRRLVTQFQQGPQSEAQPQLVVNSVMQAATLAFRETIKLGPTHVCTVCHRTLFPNQVKHCKRSKYVKNSHIVDTCLTGKFVHVCDSECTANCTFPKQRMQEWICYNCDSHLQRGKISSIAVANNLALAPIPIELSQLNVLERQLIAKILPFAKIIALPKGQQRAVHGAVVCVPSDVETTVNCLPRPSNEAQLLQVQLKRHIRFKGYQHFYTVNMKNVLAGLSKLKEMHSEYKDVSIDDDATFADPTNNQIIETEHDTADTDIQDALPRNFDNQIVPERRTTEETTAGILEPCHDVNELLEPEQSNGEPLQDTEKEKEELRPGLVLDTCMQPPDIAQDILSYGEGIFSIAPAQGNRPVGFFSIPKLEAMAFPVQFPTGQNTLDEARQVKLSPSMYFNTRLFSADTRFATDQSYLFFAQFVTETHMATNSMSIQLRKGKAITKDGRRISNRMLQNKDEVERLINNKDATRFMKPLRGTPAYWEKALKDLHAMVRQLGKPTFFLTFSAAEMRWPEVVEVIKTQQGEQVDFSQLDWNTKCEILRSNPVTVMRLFEKRVDALMTTLILSPAQPIGEVEDYFYRVEFQARGSPHIHLLVWVKDAPKFGSDLEDHVYKFIDKYITCKMPDQNADPELHKIVSEVQVHSRNHSRSCKKGNVSCRFGFPKLPVDQTMITFPSPDDDDDHNDKQHSTSKEKGTNEKQKQKNRRMALAKKQKEAKEKLQPLRDLLCDPNSSFEDLSELLHKCKLTYEQYLDCVFNLSNGHVILLKREPNDCWVNAYNADLLRAWNANMDIQYVIDDYSCLMYMMSYVSKPEFEMTQFLNGVIQEVKKSNVNERDEMKQIMQAYAKHREVSAQESVARTCSLPLKKCSRSVVFIQTDDDALKMSLPMSRLQSMAPDDENVWMSGLPEKYANRPRTPEFERMCLAEFASEYRILYSRETESKNAIPLLNNMGYIQKRTRGKPAIIRYPRFSEKKHPEKFYSRLLKLYFPHRSNDDFKNTEHSTSEQFYKSGRKHGFAVRPIVTFNKKRYESHGKTMERALEQIEQQGPLINAWNTFAPEVEVDRLECVAQRQSRHETDENEMDIVPDYQVSGSNSGTMPAIIAPKLSPDFVRKMYQSLNETQASIFYAVREWCFKLVWGHCPEQFFYFVSGGAGCGKSHVIKCIYEEATKILHQLPRFRDQADMSYPAVLLTAFTGTAAFNISGKTLHSLLKLPKSLKPPYQGLGNALDEVRASLSNAEILVIDEISMVSKDLFAYIHWRLQQIKGNKKPFGGMSILAVGDFYQLPPLGKAKPLCVYEDNVFDLWKDYFHMVNLTEIMRQKDDHSFAEVLNRIRVKQKTNSLEANDKALLTQAIHDIKDCPSNVLHIYATNKEVDKHNSATVTALHSDIINIQAEDYRKDPRTGEMVLLADMMKGNKRDLPDNIQAAPGVRVMIIRNLDVEDGLVNGTFGTITNIVTTTQDGPKTVNLIGLTLDNQNSGQKFRRKIQGSSDNLVYIEKCEESTSKKGVLRRQFPMKLAFACTAHKVQGMTMESAVVCLKRVFEPGMAYVALSRTTSLKGLYITDFDERKIYADPAITDALKNMRHASFENARPLLQFLKSVVPTVPTLTIIHHNAQGLPTHMEDMRCHHEVSLADVLCITETHLSGSSVSPRFQLEQYNMATRNRHVSYTNHTDMAKVNGGGVAMYYKTVLIAESRKYLQNVTDLEFVVIKVESPVTALIATVYRPPNYSHVRFLPQMQCLLDSLEMMNCQPIIVCGDFNEDLMSRGKKPIQELFQSRGYAQLITAATTEKHTLIDHLYISQPYACLQSGVLNTYHSYHNPIYCVIH
- the LOC134623343 gene encoding uncharacterized protein LOC134623343 isoform X2: MLTFYQMPRKNKRSQAQKKRWKPLDLVDPAVPVLSGHNQDEAVSSFPSDQMAPARLSLETQDRLTSLCSPCTKTAPASLSLETENRSTSLCPPGSKSSETRPPAKRVWATDDFHTASNSPPKKPFHNTNEELLTEELQSNAVQHFWRVSATHCQSDERYTEFSRNHQCTCNALTFLAYLNEEHQFNTARLDKVLEQGDALYCWIKTNLQQERRYTQNHLTIEELPKKVHADINVYSVKMDNIRYGYLKAADKTYQRKEWWLPLASRLVCLSTDVSYALLMVSPQCIAVFRDKSGRYGLFDSHSRSAAGLPQPNGTAVMLTFTHVNDLITHLHNLFQNQGRYARYEFVPVSFKRVSTHNEQPAQSTQATPRATATSPQNDEPQITNPTVQVPQPESAQTYMTMLESALNPQQDKMASNQICEHQLETSVDPTSNIQTEQQENLELNNERDKVIDKPPQKTRNVCRLNKRRRGKAIRQAQKSHKQHVKAKEKSSSEDLTKKINKRRHEKERYACFPEFRMKKLQAVKTQYAQNCHRHKQKLLSAKDYYANPHIQEKIKAHNVKRYQNDPHFQQKKRDYIIRRYTTDASFRTRQKQYVFRRYNTDADFQSRQKQYLVQRYNTDADFQSRQKQYLVQRYNTDADFQSRQKKYMSQKYREDDVRERKRAYIRTKYASDPKYRHKQKKSIHARYHNDSQFRLHHIQRCAEYQRHKMATTASFAIYKKLCAQRIKKKYRRLVTQFQQGPQSEAQPQLVVNSVMQAATLAFRETIKLGPTHVCTVCHRTLFPNQVKHCKRSKYVKNSHIVDTCLTGKFVHVCDSECTANCTFPKQRMQEWICYNCDSHLQRGKISSIAVANNLALAPIPIELSQLNVLERQLIAKILPFAKIIALPKGQQRAVHGAVVCVPSDVETTVNCLPRPSNEAQLLQVQLKRHIRFKGYQHFYTVNMKNVLAGLSKLKEMHSEYKDVSIDDDATFADPTNNQIIETEHDTADTDIQDALPRNFDNQIVPERRTTEETTAGILEPCHDVNELLEPEQSNGEPLQDTEKEKEELRPGLVLDTCMQPPDIAQDILSYGEGIFSIAPAQGNRPVGFFSIPKLEAMAFPVQFPTGQNTLDEARQVKLSPSMYFNTRLFSADTRFATDQSYLFFAQFVTETHMATNSMSIQLRKGKAITKDGRRISNRMLQNKDEVERLINNKDATRFMKPLRGTPAYWEKALKDLHAMVRQLGKPTFFLTFSAAEMRWPEVVEVIKTQQGEQVDFSQLDWNTKCEILRSNPVTVMRLFEKRVDALMTTLILSPAQPIGEVEDYFYRVEFQARGSPHIHLLVWVKDAPKFGSDLEDHVYKFIDKYITCKMPDQNADPELHKIVSEVQVHSRNHSRSCKKGNVSCRFGFPKLPVDQTMITFPSPDDDDDHNDKQHSTSKEKGTNEKQKQKNRRMALAKKQKEAKEKLQPLRDLLCDPNSSFEDLSELLHKCKLTYEQYLDCVFNLSNGHVILLKREPNDCWVNAYNADLLRAWNANMDIQYVIDDYSCLMYMMSYVSKPEFEMTQFLNGVIQEVKKSNVNERDEMKQIMQAYAKHREVSAQESVARTCSLPLKKCSRSVVFIQTDDDALKMSLPMSRLQSMAPDDENVWMSGLPEKYANRPRTPEFERMCLAEFASEYRILYSRETESKNAIPLLNNMGYIQKRTRGKPAIIRYPRFSEKKHPEKFYSRLLKLYFPHRSNDDFKNTEHSTSEQFYKSGRKHGFAVRPIVTFNKKRYESHGKTMERALEQIEQQGPLINAWNTFAPEVEVDRLECVAQRQSRHETDENEMDIVPDYQVSGSNSGTMPAIIAPKLSPDFVRKMYQSLNETQASIFYAVREWCFKLVWGHCPEQFFYFVSGGAGCGKSHVIKCIYEEATKILHQLPRFRDQADMSYPAVLLTAFTGTAAFNISGKTLHSLLKLPKSLKPPYQGLGNALDEVRASLSNAEILVIDEISMVSKDLFAYIHWRLQQIKGNKKPFGGMSILAVGDFYQLPPLGKAKPLCVYEDNVFDLWKDYFHMVNLTEIMRQKDDHSFAEVLNRIRVKQKTNSLEANDKALLTQAIHDIKDCPSNVLHIYATNKEVDKHNSATVTALHSDIINIQAEDYRKDPRTGEMVLLADMMKGNKRDLPDNIQAAPGVRVMIIRNLDVEDGLVNGTFGTITNIVTTTQDGPKTVNLIGLTLDNQNSGQKFRRKIQGSSDNLVYIEKCEESTSKKGVLRRQFPMKLAFACTAHKVQGMTMESAVVCLKRVFEPGMAYVALSRTTSLKGLYITDFDERKIYADPAITDALKNMRHASFENARPLLQFLKSVVPTVPTLTIIHHNAQGLPTHMEDMRCHHEVSLADVLCITETHLSGSSVSPRFQLEQYNMATRNRHVSYTNHTDMAKVNGGGVAMYYKTVLIAESRKYLQNVTDLEFVVIKVESPVTALIATVYRPPNYSHVRFLPQMQCLLDSLEMMNCQPIIVCGDFNEDLMSRGKKPIQELFQSRGYAQLITAATTEKHTLIDHLYISQPYACLQSGVLNTYHSYHNPIYCVIH